AGGCGCACACTTTGCAAAACTACAACTGCAACTGTGGCTACAGAAGAAACAACAGAGAGCACTGCAACTCCAGAAGAGGTACCATCAGTTGCATCACCAGTCCCAGAAACCACAGCAGTTCAAGGAGAGGTGGTCCTCCAAACAGACCCTGAACTTGAAGCACCAGAAGAAAACCTCTCTACAGAGGCAGTACCTTCTCCAGTTCCTGTACCCACACCTCCTCCAGCATCGACAAGCTCAACCTGCGATGAGCCAGAAACCTCTACACGCCTGTTGCCAGAAGTACCCGAACCAGCTGTTGCATCCACCTCATCTCCTTCCTCATCCTCCTCTTCAACATCGTCATCATCTTCACCATCTTCCTCTCCATCCTCTGCCTCAGACAGACAGACTTTTGCTGCAAGCTCAgactcctcttcttcctcttcctcctccactGCTGCTGTTGCCACTGATCCGCTGGATGATGGGGCTTCAGTCATTACCACTGGCACAGCAGGCACTGGAGCAAGCAGCAGAGAAAGCAGCCCTGCAGCCAGTCCCGCTACATCAAGCCCAGCAATTCAGCTCAAGGAACAGAAGAGAAGACCAGACGAGTCCCAGGCCTTCACCAGCTTTCCCGAGAAAAGGGCGCGGCTGGATGAGCGTCAGTCCTTTCGTAACACAGTTGACTGTGTGCACTCAGAAAAGCCACAGCCTACAACAGAGGAGCCCAAGGTCCCGCCAATCCGGGTATGTTAGACATGTTATCTTCTCAGATTAGTCTTTTGTAAAACTTATTGTAGTTATAGAAAGCAACCTTCCTATGTCTAAGTCTTGTTTCATGTGTGTTTCTCTTCTGCCCACTCCACTAGATACAGCTCTCCCGGATCAAACCGCCCTGGGTCAAGGGGCCGCCAACGTACCAAATCTGTCCCCGCATCGTCCCCCCCAACGAAGGGTCGCGGCGCTCTGGGACGGGGGCGCGCACCTTGGCGGACATCAAAGCCCGTGCACAGCAAGCCCGTGCCCAGCGGGAAGCCGCTGCTGCTGTTGCAGCCTCTGGGGATGGGGGAGGGCCTGGGGGGAGCGGCCCGGGGGGTGGTACTGGGATACCGGATCGCTCCAGCGGGAGGCGTACAAGAGAGCACCCAGGTCCCGTTGaacctggaggaggaggagggagaCGAGGAGGAAGAGTTGATTTGGAGGAGCAGGAATCGCCTGCGAGCTCTCATTCGTCGGGAGCACAACTACAGCTGTCTAGTGTAGATTCGGCAGACAGGCCTCAAACTTCCACCCCACTCACTGAACCATCTCCCTCTTCTGTGTCCTCAAACCCATCTCTACCATCATCAGAATCTCCAAAAATACTTGCGCTATCACCACCTGCAACCGACAGCCCTGCTTCCCAGGATCAGGTGGAGGAGATTTGTGGAGTGGAAGAGGTGACTGCCTGCCCAAGTGATAAAACCTCAGAGCAGACCTTAGACACCCCAGTGCCTACCCCAAGTGAATCAGAGTCTTTTTGCAGTCACCAAGATGGGAGAGGCGAGGAAGCAGAGTCGAGTGATAGTAGAACAAATACGCCTGTTTGCACCTCATCATCAAATGATGCTATTTCTTTAGTGCCCACCTCTATACCTGACTCGCTACCAAGATTTGGTGCCCAGGGTGTGGATGTCATCAGGACATTGGCAGCTTCCTCTCAGCCTTGGGAAGGTGAAAAGAAAGCGGTTGAGCTTCACCCAGGGACAACTGGAGTTATCCAGCATGGCTCAGACTTGAAATTACCCAAAGAGACTCTTGTTACAGCCAGAAATGGATGGGTAGAAAATAGAGAAGAGCATTCCATGAGAGAGGGTATGCTAGAAGAACATAGGAATGGAGGGAGTGATGCTAATGGTAAATATGAATCAGGCTCTTTACCTTGCCTACCACGATGTGCTGGTGAGGAAGACACTGGAGCACACAGTGATTCAACGGAGACAGCATCTGACTTTGAAAATGAATCACAAGAGGATGAAATGGTGGATTGGCATGGGACCCAGATGGATGGTAGTGGCATGCAAACTCAAAATACAAAATCACTGAATCGACCTGTTATTCAGACCTCAAGTCGACTCACTTCATCGATTGTTAATCCTCCTCAACACCAGCAACCGGTTATACAGGCCCATATATCTAATCAAAACCATACCCAAACTGTTATTCAGGCTTGCTTTCCTAATGGTGTGCCAAACCAACCAGTCATTCATCCTCACAAGCAGCATGCAATTAATACCCATGCTATAAACCACTCTCAGGACCAGATTGCCTCTGCACCTTCACAAGCCCAAGTGCAAGCTTATCTGACCCAGACTGAGATGGACCAAAGCAGAAATCTACGACTGAATGATAATGGCAATGGTGTGAAGCTGTATTTGTCAGAGGATGACACCAAACCTCTTGGCAGGgaagatttagttttaaagaatTCTGCTGGTCCTCCAGTTGGCAGAAGAGTCCAAGTTTCATCTCGACCAGTTTCCACTGTAGAGGCCAACAATCCTCTTGTCACACAGCTCCTCCAAGGCAGTCTACCTTTAGAGAAGGTCTTACCCCAACCCCACTCAGCCAGCAAGTTAGAAATTAATCGACTTCCAGGTGCCAATTCAAGCAACTCGCTCAACCCAGCCAATCATCAAACACAGAGAAATCTGGCACCACGTTTTAGAGGCCCACCTGAGTCGGGAGGGCCTACGGACACTGTTAGTTCTGACTTCCAACACAAAACCCCACCTGCTCGAGTATCTCCTGGACCTGGTCGGAACTTTGGTTCTTCCCCGCCAGGTTCTGCTCCATCAAGAATGGCATGCCTGTTTGAGGAAGCCAGCCCCAGGTCTGCAAACTCTCAGTTCAGTTCTCAGCAACCAGGAGGCGTTGTGCCTCCAGGAGCAGTACCTGTCATAACATCCCTTCCCTTAAACTCCACCACTAGAACCTCAATGGATATGAACTCTCAGAATGCTCCAGTTTATGAATCAGCTGTTATTAAAGAGCACCCTGGACCTCTTTCTCAACGGAGTGAAACTCCTGAGAGGCCAAGTAGCTTTCAGCAGCAtcctaataatgtctcccagtccGTGTGCAGAAACACACCAGATGCTCCTTCACCTCCACATGGAGACCTTTGTCCATCAGAGGTTGTACCAACTGTTAAGATTAACTGGCGCCCAAACAAACCTCAGCAACCGATCTCCCCTGTAGCTACAGTAAAAAACGAAGTCTCCTTGCGCCCTTCGTGCCAACAAGCTCTGACCAAAAACTCACCTGCTCCTATCAGTGGCAATACGTCTGTTGTAATAACCAAAAAGGAGCCTCTGGATGGTTTTCATGGAGGTGGTGGAGCTATGGAAGGACTGCTAAATATGGAAATGTCTCTTGTCAGAATGGCCAAGAAGGAACAAGTCAAAAATCCATATACCCGCCAAGCAGACACCTCCGCTTCTCCTGTTTCTTCCTCTCCTTCCTCATCAGCCTCCAGTCTCCCTTTCCAGCTATATGGTAAGCTACCAAAACTTCAGCAGAGTGGGGGCAACGGAGGGTCCTCATCCAGCTTCAGTTACACAGCTAATGTGTCTGTGGTGGATGGTAGTGGCTTCACTCGCACCTTAGCCGATAGTGTGCTCCAACTAAGGCCACGTGTGAGCGTCGGCAGCGGTGGAGGTCAGAGTGCCACGCTTGGCATCCAGGCATTTACAGACAGTGCTGCCGAAGAAGTGGCTCTCAAGTGTTCCTGCCGACTCAAGGCTATGATCATGTGCCAGGGCTGTGGCGCTTTCTGCCATGATGATTGCATCGGCCCTTCGAAACTGTGTGTGTCATGTCTGGTTGTCAGATAGTTTGTTGCAGCTCCTTTAAAACTGAGCCGACTAATCAGAGCAAATACTTTGACCTCTCCAGACAATTCTAGCCCTTTGCCAG
The nucleotide sequence above comes from Danio rerio strain Tuebingen ecotype United States chromosome 23, GRCz12tu, whole genome shotgun sequence. Encoded proteins:
- the asxl1 gene encoding polycomb group protein ASXL1 isoform X3 — translated: MLHSQVRGDRVKNSIFFKLPGRMSLFTLKKNALQWTKSPSANESGDGTPTASTTSTVEGAEQESCDSTETAAASGENDASVDETSSSASCSTEPQTRLSRSSQSGRQRKKAVMMPRVVLTPLKVNGEHVPSGAAGRRREGSRGGPGPTLRTRSELGWKRTQHFKSIRGLRSGTEDENQGPPCSPMKRSRGGVEVDFETPGSILVNTNIRALINTRTFAAFPSHSQQQLLQLLPEVDRQVGPDGLARLSSSALNNEFFTHASQSWKERLAEGEFTHEMQVRFRQEMEKEKKVEAWKEKFFEEYHGQRSGLTREEALKLTMSEAGDVASPVLDSDSATVATPKRRSVGRRRREGRIRRRSRADLRRRARRTLCKTTTATVATEETTESTATPEEVPSVASPVPETTAVQGEVVLQTDPELEAPEENLSTEAVPSPVPVPTPPPASTSSTCDEPETSTRLLPEVPEPAVASTSSPSSSSSSTSSSSSPSSSPSSASDRQTFAASSDSSSSSSSSTAAVATDPLDDGASVITTGTAGTGASSRESSPAASPATSSPAIQLKEQKRRPDESQAFTSFPEKRARLDERQSFRNTVDCVHSEKPQPTTEEPKVPPIRIQLSRIKPPWVKGPPTYQICPRIVPPNEGSRRSGTGARTLADIKARAQQARAQREAAAAVAASGDGGGPGGSGPGGGTGIPDRSSGRRTREHPGPVEPGGGGGRRGGRVDLEEQESPASSHSSGAQLQLSSVDSADRPQTSTPLTEPSPSSVSSNPSLPSSESPKILALSPPATDSPASQDQVEEICGVEEVTACPSDKTSEQTLDTPVPTPSESESFCSHQDGRGEEAESSDSRTNTPVCTSSSNDAISLVPTSIPDSLPRFGAQGVDVIRTLAASSQPWEGEKKAVELHPGTTGVIQHGSDLKLPKETLVTARNGWVENREEHSMREGMLEEHRNGGSDANGKYESGSLPCLPRCAGEEDTGAHSDSTETASDFENESQEDEMVDWHGTQMDGSGMQTQNTKSLNRPVIQTSSRLTSSIVNPPQHQQPVIQAHISNQNHTQTVIQACFPNGVPNQPVIHPHKQHAINTHAINHSQDQIASAPSQAQVQAYLTQTEMDQSRNLRLNDNGNGVKLYLSEDDTKPLGREDLVLKNSAGPPVGRRVQVSSRPVSTVEANNPLVTQLLQGSLPLEKVLPQPHSASKLEINRLPGANSSNSLNPANHQTQRNLAPRFRGPPESGGPTDTVSSDFQHKTPPARVSPGPGRNFGSSPPGSAPSRMACLFEEASPRSANSQFSSQQPGGVVPPGAVPVITSLPLNSTTRTSMDMNSQNAPVYESAVIKEHPGPLSQRSETPERPSSFQQHPNNVSQSVCRNTPDAPSPPHGDLCPSEVVPTVKINWRPNKPQQPISPVATVKNEVSLRPSCQQALTKNSPAPISGNTSVVITKKEPLDGFHGGGGAMEGLLNMEMSLVRMAKKEQVKNPYTRQADTSASPVSSSPSSSASSLPFQLYGKLPKLQQSGGNGGSSSSFSYTANVSVVDGSGFTRTLADSVLQLRPRVSVGSGGGQSATLGIQAFTDSAAEEVALKCSCRLKAMIMCQGCGAFCHDDCIGPSKLCVSCLVVR
- the asxl1 gene encoding polycomb group protein ASXL1 isoform X4, which produces MLHSQVRGDRVKNSIFFKLPGRMSLFTLKKNALQWTKSPSANESGDGTPTASTTSTVEGAEQESCDSTETAAASGENDASVDETSSSASCSTEPQTRLSRSSQSGRQRKKAVMMPRVVLTPLKVNGEHVPSGPMKRSRGGVEVDFETPGSILVNTNIRALINTRTFAAFPSHSQQQLLQLLPEVDRQVGPDGLARLSSSALNNEFFTHASQSWKERLAEGEFTHEMQVRFRQEMEKEKKVEAWKEKFFEEYHGQRSGLTREEALKLTMSEAGDVASPVLDSDSATVATPKRRSVGRRRREGRIRRRSRADLRRRARRTLCKTTTATVATEETTESTATPEEVPSVASPVPETTAVQGEVVLQTDPELEAPEENLSTEAVPSPVPVPTPPPASTSSTCDEPETSTRLLPEVPEPAVASTSSPSSSSSSTSSSSSPSSSPSSASDRQTFAASSDSSSSSSSSTAAVATDPLDDGASVITTGTAGTGASSRESSPAASPATSSPAIQLKEQKRRPDESQAFTSFPEKRARLDERQSFRNTVDCVHSEKPQPTTEEPKVPPIRIQLSRIKPPWVKGPPTYQICPRIVPPNEGSRRSGTGARTLADIKARAQQARAQREAAAAVAASGDGGGPGGSGPGGGTGIPDRSSGRRTREHPGPVEPGGGGGRRGGRVDLEEQESPASSHSSGAQLQLSSVDSADRPQTSTPLTEPSPSSVSSNPSLPSSESPKILALSPPATDSPASQDQVEEICGVEEVTACPSDKTSEQTLDTPVPTPSESESFCSHQDGRGEEAESSDSRTNTPVCTSSSNDAISLVPTSIPDSLPRFGAQGVDVIRTLAASSQPWEGEKKAVELHPGTTGVIQHGSDLKLPKETLVTARNGWVENREEHSMREGMLEEHRNGGSDANGKYESGSLPCLPRCAGEEDTGAHSDSTETASDFENESQEDEMVDWHGTQMDGSGMQTQNTKSLNRPVIQTSSRLTSSIVNPPQHQQPVIQAHISNQNHTQTVIQACFPNGVPNQPVIHPHKQHAINTHAINHSQDQIASAPSQAQVQAYLTQTEMDQSRNLRLNDNGNGVKLYLSEDDTKPLGREDLVLKNSAGPPVGRRVQVSSRPVSTVEANNPLVTQLLQGSLPLEKVLPQPHSASKLEINRLPGANSSNSLNPANHQTQRNLAPRFRGPPESGGPTDTVSSDFQHKTPPARVSPGPGRNFGSSPPGSAPSRMACLFEEASPRSANSQFSSQQPGGVVPPGAVPVITSLPLNSTTRTSMDMNSQNAPVYESAVIKEHPGPLSQRSETPERPSSFQQHPNNVSQSVCRNTPDAPSPPHGDLCPSEVVPTVKINWRPNKPQQPISPVATVKNEVSLRPSCQQALTKNSPAPISGNTSVVITKKEPLDGFHGGGGAMEGLLNMEMSLVRMAKKEQVKNPYTRQADTSASPVSSSPSSSASSLPFQLYGKLPKLQQSGGNGGSSSSFSYTANVSVVDGSGFTRTLADSVLQLRPRVSVGSGGGQSATLGIQAFTDSAAEEVALKCSCRLKAMIMCQGCGAFCHDDCIGPSKLCVSCLVVR
- the asxl1 gene encoding polycomb group protein ASXL1 isoform X1 — translated: MKDKQKRKKERTWAEAARMVLENFSDAPMTPKQILHVIQTKGLKEMSGTAPLACLVTMLHSQVRGDRVKNSIFFKLPGRMSLFTLKKNALQWTKSPSANESGDGTPTASTTSTVEGAEQESCDSTETAAASGENDASVDETSSSASCSTEPQTRLSRSSQSGRQRKKAVMMPRVVLTPLKVNGEHVPSGAAGRRREGSRGGPGPTLRTRSELGWKRTQHFKSIRGLRSGPMKRSRGGVEVDFETPGSILVNTNIRALINTRTFAAFPSHSQQQLLQLLPEVDRQVGPDGLARLSSSALNNEFFTHASQSWKERLAEGEFTHEMQVRFRQEMEKEKKVEAWKEKFFEEYHGQRSGLTREEALKLTMSEAGDVASPVLDSDSATVATPKRRSVGRRRREGRIRRRSRADLRRRARRTLCKTTTATVATEETTESTATPEEVPSVASPVPETTAVQGEVVLQTDPELEAPEENLSTEAVPSPVPVPTPPPASTSSTCDEPETSTRLLPEVPEPAVASTSSPSSSSSSTSSSSSPSSSPSSASDRQTFAASSDSSSSSSSSTAAVATDPLDDGASVITTGTAGTGASSRESSPAASPATSSPAIQLKEQKRRPDESQAFTSFPEKRARLDERQSFRNTVDCVHSEKPQPTTEEPKVPPIRIQLSRIKPPWVKGPPTYQICPRIVPPNEGSRRSGTGARTLADIKARAQQARAQREAAAAVAASGDGGGPGGSGPGGGTGIPDRSSGRRTREHPGPVEPGGGGGRRGGRVDLEEQESPASSHSSGAQLQLSSVDSADRPQTSTPLTEPSPSSVSSNPSLPSSESPKILALSPPATDSPASQDQVEEICGVEEVTACPSDKTSEQTLDTPVPTPSESESFCSHQDGRGEEAESSDSRTNTPVCTSSSNDAISLVPTSIPDSLPRFGAQGVDVIRTLAASSQPWEGEKKAVELHPGTTGVIQHGSDLKLPKETLVTARNGWVENREEHSMREGMLEEHRNGGSDANGKYESGSLPCLPRCAGEEDTGAHSDSTETASDFENESQEDEMVDWHGTQMDGSGMQTQNTKSLNRPVIQTSSRLTSSIVNPPQHQQPVIQAHISNQNHTQTVIQACFPNGVPNQPVIHPHKQHAINTHAINHSQDQIASAPSQAQVQAYLTQTEMDQSRNLRLNDNGNGVKLYLSEDDTKPLGREDLVLKNSAGPPVGRRVQVSSRPVSTVEANNPLVTQLLQGSLPLEKVLPQPHSASKLEINRLPGANSSNSLNPANHQTQRNLAPRFRGPPESGGPTDTVSSDFQHKTPPARVSPGPGRNFGSSPPGSAPSRMACLFEEASPRSANSQFSSQQPGGVVPPGAVPVITSLPLNSTTRTSMDMNSQNAPVYESAVIKEHPGPLSQRSETPERPSSFQQHPNNVSQSVCRNTPDAPSPPHGDLCPSEVVPTVKINWRPNKPQQPISPVATVKNEVSLRPSCQQALTKNSPAPISGNTSVVITKKEPLDGFHGGGGAMEGLLNMEMSLVRMAKKEQVKNPYTRQADTSASPVSSSPSSSASSLPFQLYGKLPKLQQSGGNGGSSSSFSYTANVSVVDGSGFTRTLADSVLQLRPRVSVGSGGGQSATLGIQAFTDSAAEEVALKCSCRLKAMIMCQGCGAFCHDDCIGPSKLCVSCLVVR
- the asxl1 gene encoding polycomb group protein ASXL1 isoform 1 (isoform 1 is encoded by transcript variant 1); translation: MKDKQKRKKERTWAEAARMVLENFSDAPMTPKQILHVIQTKGLKEMRSGTAPLACLVTMLHSQVRGDRVKNSIFFKLPGRMSLFTLKKNALQWTKSPSANESGDGTPTASTTSTVEGAEQESCDSTETAAASGENDASVDETSSSASCSTEPQTRLSRSSQSGRQRKKAVMMPRVVLTPLKVNGEHVPSGAAGRRREGSRGGPGPTLRTRSELGWKRTQHFKSIRGLRSGPMKRSRGGVEVDFETPGSILVNTNIRALINTRTFAAFPSHSQQQLLQLLPEVDRQVGPDGLARLSSSALNNEFFTHASQSWKERLAEGEFTHEMQVRFRQEMEKEKKVEAWKEKFFEEYHGQRSGLTREEALKLTMSEAGDVASPVLDSDSATVATPKRRSVGRRRREGRIRRRSRADLRRRARRTLCKTTTATVATEETTESTATPEEVPSVASPVPETTAVQGEVVLQTDPELEAPEENLSTEAVPSPVPVPTPPPASTSSTCDEPETSTRLLPEVPEPAVASTSSPSSSSSSTSSSSSPSSSPSSASDRQTFAASSDSSSSSSSSTAAVATDPLDDGASVITTGTAGTGASSRESSPAASPATSSPAIQLKEQKRRPDESQAFTSFPEKRARLDERQSFRNTVDCVHSEKPQPTTEEPKVPPIRIQLSRIKPPWVKGPPTYQICPRIVPPNEGSRRSGTGARTLADIKARAQQARAQREAAAAVAASGDGGGPGGSGPGGGTGIPDRSSGRRTREHPGPVEPGGGGGRRGGRVDLEEQESPASSHSSGAQLQLSSVDSADRPQTSTPLTEPSPSSVSSNPSLPSSESPKILALSPPATDSPASQDQVEEICGVEEVTACPSDKTSEQTLDTPVPTPSESESFCSHQDGRGEEAESSDSRTNTPVCTSSSNDAISLVPTSIPDSLPRFGAQGVDVIRTLAASSQPWEGEKKAVELHPGTTGVIQHGSDLKLPKETLVTARNGWVENREEHSMREGMLEEHRNGGSDANGKYESGSLPCLPRCAGEEDTGAHSDSTETASDFENESQEDEMVDWHGTQMDGSGMQTQNTKSLNRPVIQTSSRLTSSIVNPPQHQQPVIQAHISNQNHTQTVIQACFPNGVPNQPVIHPHKQHAINTHAINHSQDQIASAPSQAQVQAYLTQTEMDQSRNLRLNDNGNGVKLYLSEDDTKPLGREDLVLKNSAGPPVGRRVQVSSRPVSTVEANNPLVTQLLQGSLPLEKVLPQPHSASKLEINRLPGANSSNSLNPANHQTQRNLAPRFRGPPESGGPTDTVSSDFQHKTPPARVSPGPGRNFGSSPPGSAPSRMACLFEEASPRSANSQFSSQQPGGVVPPGAVPVITSLPLNSTTRTSMDMNSQNAPVYESAVIKEHPGPLSQRSETPERPSSFQQHPNNVSQSVCRNTPDAPSPPHGDLCPSEVVPTVKINWRPNKPQQPISPVATVKNEVSLRPSCQQALTKNSPAPISGNTSVVITKKEPLDGFHGGGGAMEGLLNMEMSLVRMAKKEQVKNPYTRQADTSASPVSSSPSSSASSLPFQLYGKLPKLQQSGGNGGSSSSFSYTANVSVVDGSGFTRTLADSVLQLRPRVSVGSGGGQSATLGIQAFTDSAAEEVALKCSCRLKAMIMCQGCGAFCHDDCIGPSKLCVSCLVVR
- the asxl1 gene encoding polycomb group protein ASXL1 isoform 2 (isoform 2 is encoded by transcript variant 2), whose product is MKDKQKRKKERTWAEAARMVLENFSDAPMTPKQILHVIQTKGLKEMRSGTAPLACLVTMLHSQVRGDRVKNSIFFKLPGRMSLFTLKKNALQWTKSPSANESGDGTPTASTTSTVEGAEQESCDSTETAAASGENDASVDETSSSASCSTEPQTRLSRSSQSGRQRKKAVMMPRVVLTPLKVNGEHVPSGPMKRSRGGVEVDFETPGSILVNTNIRALINTRTFAAFPSHSQQQLLQLLPEVDRQVGPDGLARLSSSALNNEFFTHASQSWKERLAEGEFTHEMQVRFRQEMEKEKKVEAWKEKFFEEYHGQRSGLTREEALKLTMSEAGDVASPVLDSDSATVATPKRRSVGRRRREGRIRRRSRADLRRRARRTLCKTTTATVATEETTESTATPEEVPSVASPVPETTAVQGEVVLQTDPELEAPEENLSTEAVPSPVPVPTPPPASTSSTCDEPETSTRLLPEVPEPAVASTSSPSSSSSSTSSSSSPSSSPSSASDRQTFAASSDSSSSSSSSTAAVATDPLDDGASVITTGTAGTGASSRESSPAASPATSSPAIQLKEQKRRPDESQAFTSFPEKRARLDERQSFRNTVDCVHSEKPQPTTEEPKVPPIRIQLSRIKPPWVKGPPTYQICPRIVPPNEGSRRSGTGARTLADIKARAQQARAQREAAAAVAASGDGGGPGGSGPGGGTGIPDRSSGRRTREHPGPVEPGGGGGRRGGRVDLEEQESPASSHSSGAQLQLSSVDSADRPQTSTPLTEPSPSSVSSNPSLPSSESPKILALSPPATDSPASQDQVEEICGVEEVTACPSDKTSEQTLDTPVPTPSESESFCSHQDGRGEEAESSDSRTNTPVCTSSSNDAISLVPTSIPDSLPRFGAQGVDVIRTLAASSQPWEGEKKAVELHPGTTGVIQHGSDLKLPKETLVTARNGWVENREEHSMREGMLEEHRNGGSDANGKYESGSLPCLPRCAGEEDTGAHSDSTETASDFENESQEDEMVDWHGTQMDGSGMQTQNTKSLNRPVIQTSSRLTSSIVNPPQHQQPVIQAHISNQNHTQTVIQACFPNGVPNQPVIHPHKQHAINTHAINHSQDQIASAPSQAQVQAYLTQTEMDQSRNLRLNDNGNGVKLYLSEDDTKPLGREDLVLKNSAGPPVGRRVQVSSRPVSTVEANNPLVTQLLQGSLPLEKVLPQPHSASKLEINRLPGANSSNSLNPANHQTQRNLAPRFRGPPESGGPTDTVSSDFQHKTPPARVSPGPGRNFGSSPPGSAPSRMACLFEEASPRSANSQFSSQQPGGVVPPGAVPVITSLPLNSTTRTSMDMNSQNAPVYESAVIKEHPGPLSQRSETPERPSSFQQHPNNVSQSVCRNTPDAPSPPHGDLCPSEVVPTVKINWRPNKPQQPISPVATVKNEVSLRPSCQQALTKNSPAPISGNTSVVITKKEPLDGFHGGGGAMEGLLNMEMSLVRMAKKEQVKNPYTRQADTSASPVSSSPSSSASSLPFQLYGKLPKLQQSGGNGGSSSSFSYTANVSVVDGSGFTRTLADSVLQLRPRVSVGSGGGQSATLGIQAFTDSAAEEVALKCSCRLKAMIMCQGCGAFCHDDCIGPSKLCVSCLVVR
- the asxl1 gene encoding polycomb group protein ASXL1 isoform X2, yielding MKDKQKRKKERTWAEAARMVLENFSDAPMTPKQILHVIQTKGLKEMSGTAPLACLVTMLHSQVRGDRVKNSIFFKLPGRMSLFTLKKNALQWTKSPSANESGDGTPTASTTSTVEGAEQESCDSTETAAASGENDASVDETSSSASCSTEPQTRLSRSSQSGRQRKKAVMMPRVVLTPLKVNGEHVPSGPMKRSRGGVEVDFETPGSILVNTNIRALINTRTFAAFPSHSQQQLLQLLPEVDRQVGPDGLARLSSSALNNEFFTHASQSWKERLAEGEFTHEMQVRFRQEMEKEKKVEAWKEKFFEEYHGQRSGLTREEALKLTMSEAGDVASPVLDSDSATVATPKRRSVGRRRREGRIRRRSRADLRRRARRTLCKTTTATVATEETTESTATPEEVPSVASPVPETTAVQGEVVLQTDPELEAPEENLSTEAVPSPVPVPTPPPASTSSTCDEPETSTRLLPEVPEPAVASTSSPSSSSSSTSSSSSPSSSPSSASDRQTFAASSDSSSSSSSSTAAVATDPLDDGASVITTGTAGTGASSRESSPAASPATSSPAIQLKEQKRRPDESQAFTSFPEKRARLDERQSFRNTVDCVHSEKPQPTTEEPKVPPIRIQLSRIKPPWVKGPPTYQICPRIVPPNEGSRRSGTGARTLADIKARAQQARAQREAAAAVAASGDGGGPGGSGPGGGTGIPDRSSGRRTREHPGPVEPGGGGGRRGGRVDLEEQESPASSHSSGAQLQLSSVDSADRPQTSTPLTEPSPSSVSSNPSLPSSESPKILALSPPATDSPASQDQVEEICGVEEVTACPSDKTSEQTLDTPVPTPSESESFCSHQDGRGEEAESSDSRTNTPVCTSSSNDAISLVPTSIPDSLPRFGAQGVDVIRTLAASSQPWEGEKKAVELHPGTTGVIQHGSDLKLPKETLVTARNGWVENREEHSMREGMLEEHRNGGSDANGKYESGSLPCLPRCAGEEDTGAHSDSTETASDFENESQEDEMVDWHGTQMDGSGMQTQNTKSLNRPVIQTSSRLTSSIVNPPQHQQPVIQAHISNQNHTQTVIQACFPNGVPNQPVIHPHKQHAINTHAINHSQDQIASAPSQAQVQAYLTQTEMDQSRNLRLNDNGNGVKLYLSEDDTKPLGREDLVLKNSAGPPVGRRVQVSSRPVSTVEANNPLVTQLLQGSLPLEKVLPQPHSASKLEINRLPGANSSNSLNPANHQTQRNLAPRFRGPPESGGPTDTVSSDFQHKTPPARVSPGPGRNFGSSPPGSAPSRMACLFEEASPRSANSQFSSQQPGGVVPPGAVPVITSLPLNSTTRTSMDMNSQNAPVYESAVIKEHPGPLSQRSETPERPSSFQQHPNNVSQSVCRNTPDAPSPPHGDLCPSEVVPTVKINWRPNKPQQPISPVATVKNEVSLRPSCQQALTKNSPAPISGNTSVVITKKEPLDGFHGGGGAMEGLLNMEMSLVRMAKKEQVKNPYTRQADTSASPVSSSPSSSASSLPFQLYGKLPKLQQSGGNGGSSSSFSYTANVSVVDGSGFTRTLADSVLQLRPRVSVGSGGGQSATLGIQAFTDSAAEEVALKCSCRLKAMIMCQGCGAFCHDDCIGPSKLCVSCLVVR